A single window of Nicotiana sylvestris chromosome 5, ASM39365v2, whole genome shotgun sequence DNA harbors:
- the LOC138868895 gene encoding uncharacterized protein, protein MDKQFERFLDVLKQVHVNLPFTELLSQMPVYAKFLIEILTKKRKIEETAVVKLTEHCRTINFDKSLCDSSALIYLMPLSIYKKLEKEIGEIQSAPISLQLVYETTITPEGIVEYVLVRVDKFVFPINFIVVKMEEIKEVTLILGRSFLATGIAILDIEERKFMHIVGEETVTFNMDVENGAQKDKLVASVESKVKGSKEKDAVSEKDKCGVYPKKDEKKPSIWMCAIVWA, encoded by the exons ATGGACAAGCAGTTTGAGAGATTTTTGGATGTGCTGAAACAGGTTCATGTAAACTTACCATTCACAGAACTGCTCTCACAAATGCCTGTCTATGCAAAATTCTTGATAGAAATCCTTACGAAGAAGAGGAAAATAGAGGAGACCGCAGTTGTCAAGCTCACAGAGCATTGCA GAACTATTAATTTCGATAAATCCTTATGTGATTCTAGTGCCTTAATTTATTTAATGCCTCTATCTATCTACAAGAAACTGGAGAAGGAGATTGGAGAGATACAGTCTGCACCCATATCTTTGCAGCTGGTATACGAAACGACAATCACACCCGAGGGGATAGTGGAATATGTGTTAGTTCGAGTGGATAAGTTCGTATTTCCTATTAATTTTATAGTGGTAAAAATGGAGGAAATCAAGGAGGTCACCCTCATCCTAGGAAGATCATTCTTAGCGACGGGCATAGCTATATTAGATATTGAAGAGAGAAAATTCATGCATATAGTGGGTGAGGAGACTGTGACTTTTAATATGGATGTAGAAAATGGGGCACAAAAGGACAAACTAGTTGCGAGTGTTGAGAGCAAAGTAAAGGGTTCGAAAGAGAAAGATGCGGTGAGTGAGAAAGATAAGTGTGGGGTGTACCCAAAGAAGGACGAGAAGAAACCATCTATATGGATGTGTGCAATAGTTTGGGCGTGA